Proteins from one Impatiens glandulifera chromosome 2, dImpGla2.1, whole genome shotgun sequence genomic window:
- the LOC124924648 gene encoding probable purine permease 4 — MILIGMNYACLLVGSVSASLVSKFYFIHKGSSPWVSTLVQCAGFPLLIPFIYIPHYLFPSTSPGKRPFSRLIARPRILGLSLFVGLLLGVNNLLFSWGNSYLPLSTSSLLLSSQLAFNLILSIILVKQKVNFHNLNCVVLLSLASVLLALSTHHDRPQGLTHSEYLVGFFCTIGAGLLFALYLPLMEIIYRNVDSYSMVMEMQVVMEAAATALAVVGMAVDKGGFKEMINESRNVFDLGACVYWWTIAGNVVMWQACFMGTAGMVFLTTSLTGGICTTALMMFNVTAGVVVYGDPFNSLKAVSTVLCCWGFCSYLYGMYVKLKEEEKKKLNQTLITTIRDGDH, encoded by the coding sequence ATGATATTGATTGGGATGAACTATGCATGCTTATTGGTTGGATCTGTATCAGCGAGTCTTGTCTCCAAATTCTACTTCATTCATAAGGGTTCAAGCCCTTGGGTCTCCACTTTAGTTCAATGCGCCGGATTCCCTCTCCTCATCCCTTTCATTTACATCCCTCATTACCTCTTCCCTTCAACTTCACCCGGAAAACGTCCTTTTTCTCGATTGATCGCCAGACCGAGGATCCTAGGGCTCTCTCTTTTTGTCGGTCTCCTCCTAGGAGTAAACAACTTGCTCTTCTCATGGGGAAATTCATACCTCCCACTTTCCACTTCCTCTCTACTCTTGTCATCACAACTGGCGTTCAACCTTATTCTCTCCATTATCCTCGTCAAACAAAAGGTTAACTTTCATAACCTAAACTGCGTCGTTTTGCTTTCCTTGGCCTCCGTCCTTCTCGCTCTATCCACGCACCACGATCGCCCTCAGGGATTGACCCACTCTGAATATTTGGTGGGGTTTTTCTGCACAATCGGGGCGGGTTTGCTATTCGCACTCTATCTCCCTCTAATGGAGATAATATACAGAAATGTAGATTCTTATTCGATGGTGATGGAGATGCAGGTGGTGATGGAAGCGGCGGCGACTGCTCTAGCGGTGGTGGGGATGGCTGTGGACAAGGGCGGGTTTAAAGAAATGATTAACGAGTCGAGAAATGTGTTCGACTTAGGTGCATGTGTATATTGGTGGACGATTGCAGGGAATGTGGTGATGTGGCAGGCTTGTTTTATGGGAACGGCGGGAATGGTGTTTTTAACGACGTCCTTGACGGGAGGAATATGTACGACGGCGCTCATGATGTTTAATGTTACGGCGGGGGTTGTGGTTTATGGGGATCCATTTAACAGCCTCAAAGCGGTATCAACAGTACTTTGTTGTTGGGGATTCTGTTCATATTTGTATGGGATGTATGTTAAgttgaaggaggaggagaagaagaagcttAATCAAACTCTAATTACAACCATTCGAGATGGAGATCATTGa